The nucleotide sequence CCCACCAGGGACAAGTAGATAAAGCGGGTAAACCCTACATTTCCCACCCCTTAGCGGTTATGGCCCTGGTAGATGGGGAATTAGAAAAGATTGTGGCCGTATTGCATGATGTGGTGGAAGATACCCCGATCAGCTTGAATGACTTAGCGGCTGAAGGCTTTAGTGCAGAGTGTTTGGCGGCAGTAGATGCCATCACTAAGCGAGATGGTGAACCCTTAGACGATTACCTAGAGCGGGTGAAGTCAAATCCCATTGCTATCAAAGTGAAGCTGGCAGACTTAACTCACAACATGGATTTAAGCCGGATTGCAGAACCTACAGCGAAGGATTTTGCCCGGATTGAACGGTACAAACAAACCTATCAAACTCTCCAGGCTATATCTGGGGAATTTCACAATTGAGCTAAATCTTTCCCAGCAATAGATGTGGTGGCGCATTCTGATGTGCCGATACGATTTCTGGTAGGACTCTTCTTATTAGCTATTCCAAGCCATGCCCAGGCCTCGCAATTTCTTACAGTGTTCTCTATTGAGCTACTGATTGACGAACTATATTTCCTAGTCCCAGAATCGTAGCCAGATCAGAACTCGGTAGCAGTCATCCATGAATAGCCGCTTTGTCCAATGCCTCCATTCGCTCTACTAAATAATTCTCACTGTGGTTCAAGCAACGGCACGGTCTAATTGCTCCCTCAAACTTTGACCATCGGAGGGTTCTCCCCGTGTCAAAAACTCATCGGTTGCCATCAAAAGCTTTAGTACATCCTCTCCAGTCTTTAGCCAAACAAAAATCATAGACCTTGTGGATTGACCAATCACCCATTGCGTTCCGGTCAAAACGATGTCGTTTTCAAATTGGAGATTGAGGTCATGTAAGACACCCTCAAACCAGCCCCGTAACATTGCATCAGTCGTTGTTATCATGGTTTTCTGCCTCTTTTTGATACTTCGTAATTTGATCCGCTGTTAGCCCGGAAATTGCCCCAGTATCGGCTTCCAGGAGTTGGATGCCC is from Synechococcus sp. PCC 6312 and encodes:
- a CDS encoding HD domain-containing protein; protein product: MPTISKAIEIATQAHQGQVDKAGKPYISHPLAVMALVDGELEKIVAVLHDVVEDTPISLNDLAAEGFSAECLAAVDAITKRDGEPLDDYLERVKSNPIAIKVKLADLTHNMDLSRIAEPTAKDFARIERYKQTYQTLQAISGEFHN